In Lacerta agilis isolate rLacAgi1 chromosome 8, rLacAgi1.pri, whole genome shotgun sequence, one genomic interval encodes:
- the C8H19orf47 gene encoding uncharacterized protein C19orf47 homolog isoform X2, whose product MVSVMMATSEWIQFFKEAGIPPGPAVNYAVMFVDNRIQKNMLMDLNKEIMNELGITIVGDIIAILKHAKVVYRQEMCKAATESVASSQPTLQSELRRNANSAATRMIANSLSRDSPPSTPVRRPDTSTSKISITVSNKMAAKNAKAALCSPEAENSTLPVKRRRVTAEMEGKYIVHMPKGTTPRTKKILEQQQQAAKGLQRTSVFDRLGAETSVDTTTGSKPTGVFSRLGDMQEAEEDKAVESDDDSSVLQYAGVLKKFFKPSRPKERAKAARATVKAKATSSEPQPTATAAPAQQRLGSKSLAEKKEKAAEPPPPQGGMAKRLGKRPLPAEAQDSQVTSSRSKPESEFRVTIKRTLGSAKVLALS is encoded by the exons ATGGTGTCTGTCATGATGG CAACGTCAGAGTGGATTCAGTTCTTCAAAGAAGCTGGGATCCCCCCGGGGCCTGCTGTCAACTACGCCGTCATGTTTGTGGATAATAG GATCCAGAAGAACATGCTGATGGACCTCAACAAGGAGATCATGAACGAGCTGGGCATCACCATCGTCGGAGATATCATTGCCATCCTCAAGCATGCCAAAGTCGTGTACAGGCAG GAAATGTGCAAGGCTGCTACAGAATCGGTGGCTTCCAGCCAACCCACCCTGCAGTCTGAACTCCGTCGGAATGCCAACAGCG CTGCCACCCGGATGATTGCAAACAGCCTGAGCCGAGATTCACCACCTTCCACCCCGGTCCGAAGACCCGACACCAGCACCTCCAAAATCTCCATCACGGTCTCCAATAAAATGGCAGCAAAGAATGCCAAagcag CTCTCTGCAGTCCGGAGGCCGAGAACTCCACGCTCCCAGTGAAGCGGCGCCGCGTCACGGCAGAGATGGAAGGGAAGTACATTGTCCACATGCCCAAGGGAACCACCCCCAGGACCAAGAAGatcctggagcagcagcagcaggcagcaaaag GGCTACAGAGAACCTCTGTGTTTGACCGGCTGGGCGCAGAGACCAGCGTGGACACAACCACAGGAAGCAAG CCCACGGGAGTCTTCAGCCGCCTGGGGGACATGCAGGAGGCCGAGGAGGACAAAGCAGTGGAGAGCGACGAcgacagctccgtcttgcagtaCGCCGGGGTGCTGAAGAAATTCTTTAAGCCCTCCAGGCCCAAGGAGAGGGCCAAGGCCGCCAGGGCGACGGTCAAAGCTAAAGCCACCAGTTCCGAGCCCCAGCCAACAGCCACTGCCGCCCCTGCCCAACAGCGGCTCGGGAGCAAGAGCCTGGCGGAAAAGAAGGAGAAGGCGGCCGAGCCGCCCCCGCCACAAGGCGGCATGGCCAAGAGACTGGGCAAGCGCCCCCTGCCTGCCGAGGCCCAGGACAGCCAGGTCACCAGCTCCAGGAGCAAGCCAGAGTCTGAGTTCCGGGTCACCATCAAGAGAACTTTGGGCAGCGCGAAG GTCCTTGCTCTCTCCTAG
- the C8H19orf47 gene encoding uncharacterized protein C19orf47 homolog isoform X1, whose translation MVSVMMATSEWIQFFKEAGIPPGPAVNYAVMFVDNRIQKNMLMDLNKEIMNELGITIVGDIIAILKHAKVVYRQEMCKAATESVASSQPTLQSELRRNANSAATRMIANSLSRDSPPSTPVRRPDTSTSKISITVSNKMAAKNAKAALCSPEAENSTLPVKRRRVTAEMEGKYIVHMPKGTTPRTKKILEQQQQAAKGLQRTSVFDRLGAETSVDTTTGSKPTGVFSRLGDMQEAEEDKAVESDDDSSVLQYAGVLKKFFKPSRPKERAKAARATVKAKATSSEPQPTATAAPAQQRLGSKSLAEKKEKAAEPPPPQGGMAKRLGKRPLPAEAQDSQVTSSRSKPESEFRVTIKRTLGSAKVSSTTEGPSAQMDNTGTVSVFKRLGRKAV comes from the exons ATGGTGTCTGTCATGATGG CAACGTCAGAGTGGATTCAGTTCTTCAAAGAAGCTGGGATCCCCCCGGGGCCTGCTGTCAACTACGCCGTCATGTTTGTGGATAATAG GATCCAGAAGAACATGCTGATGGACCTCAACAAGGAGATCATGAACGAGCTGGGCATCACCATCGTCGGAGATATCATTGCCATCCTCAAGCATGCCAAAGTCGTGTACAGGCAG GAAATGTGCAAGGCTGCTACAGAATCGGTGGCTTCCAGCCAACCCACCCTGCAGTCTGAACTCCGTCGGAATGCCAACAGCG CTGCCACCCGGATGATTGCAAACAGCCTGAGCCGAGATTCACCACCTTCCACCCCGGTCCGAAGACCCGACACCAGCACCTCCAAAATCTCCATCACGGTCTCCAATAAAATGGCAGCAAAGAATGCCAAagcag CTCTCTGCAGTCCGGAGGCCGAGAACTCCACGCTCCCAGTGAAGCGGCGCCGCGTCACGGCAGAGATGGAAGGGAAGTACATTGTCCACATGCCCAAGGGAACCACCCCCAGGACCAAGAAGatcctggagcagcagcagcaggcagcaaaag GGCTACAGAGAACCTCTGTGTTTGACCGGCTGGGCGCAGAGACCAGCGTGGACACAACCACAGGAAGCAAG CCCACGGGAGTCTTCAGCCGCCTGGGGGACATGCAGGAGGCCGAGGAGGACAAAGCAGTGGAGAGCGACGAcgacagctccgtcttgcagtaCGCCGGGGTGCTGAAGAAATTCTTTAAGCCCTCCAGGCCCAAGGAGAGGGCCAAGGCCGCCAGGGCGACGGTCAAAGCTAAAGCCACCAGTTCCGAGCCCCAGCCAACAGCCACTGCCGCCCCTGCCCAACAGCGGCTCGGGAGCAAGAGCCTGGCGGAAAAGAAGGAGAAGGCGGCCGAGCCGCCCCCGCCACAAGGCGGCATGGCCAAGAGACTGGGCAAGCGCCCCCTGCCTGCCGAGGCCCAGGACAGCCAGGTCACCAGCTCCAGGAGCAAGCCAGAGTCTGAGTTCCGGGTCACCATCAAGAGAACTTTGGGCAGCGCGAAGGTAAGCAGCACCACGGAGGGCCCCAGCGCCCAGATGGACAACACGGGCACCGTCAGCGTCTTTAAGCGGTTGGGCAGGAAGGCGGTGTGA
- the C8H19orf47 gene encoding uncharacterized protein C19orf47 homolog isoform X3 → MVSVMMATSEWIQFFKEAGIPPGPAVNYAVMFVDNRIQKNMLMDLNKEIMNELGITIVGDIIAILKHAKVVYRQEMCKAATESVASSQPTLQSELRRNANSAATRMIANSLSRDSPPSTPVRRPDTSTSKISITVSNKMAAKNAKAGLQRTSVFDRLGAETSVDTTTGSKPTGVFSRLGDMQEAEEDKAVESDDDSSVLQYAGVLKKFFKPSRPKERAKAARATVKAKATSSEPQPTATAAPAQQRLGSKSLAEKKEKAAEPPPPQGGMAKRLGKRPLPAEAQDSQVTSSRSKPESEFRVTIKRTLGSAKVSSTTEGPSAQMDNTGTVSVFKRLGRKAV, encoded by the exons ATGGTGTCTGTCATGATGG CAACGTCAGAGTGGATTCAGTTCTTCAAAGAAGCTGGGATCCCCCCGGGGCCTGCTGTCAACTACGCCGTCATGTTTGTGGATAATAG GATCCAGAAGAACATGCTGATGGACCTCAACAAGGAGATCATGAACGAGCTGGGCATCACCATCGTCGGAGATATCATTGCCATCCTCAAGCATGCCAAAGTCGTGTACAGGCAG GAAATGTGCAAGGCTGCTACAGAATCGGTGGCTTCCAGCCAACCCACCCTGCAGTCTGAACTCCGTCGGAATGCCAACAGCG CTGCCACCCGGATGATTGCAAACAGCCTGAGCCGAGATTCACCACCTTCCACCCCGGTCCGAAGACCCGACACCAGCACCTCCAAAATCTCCATCACGGTCTCCAATAAAATGGCAGCAAAGAATGCCAAagcag GGCTACAGAGAACCTCTGTGTTTGACCGGCTGGGCGCAGAGACCAGCGTGGACACAACCACAGGAAGCAAG CCCACGGGAGTCTTCAGCCGCCTGGGGGACATGCAGGAGGCCGAGGAGGACAAAGCAGTGGAGAGCGACGAcgacagctccgtcttgcagtaCGCCGGGGTGCTGAAGAAATTCTTTAAGCCCTCCAGGCCCAAGGAGAGGGCCAAGGCCGCCAGGGCGACGGTCAAAGCTAAAGCCACCAGTTCCGAGCCCCAGCCAACAGCCACTGCCGCCCCTGCCCAACAGCGGCTCGGGAGCAAGAGCCTGGCGGAAAAGAAGGAGAAGGCGGCCGAGCCGCCCCCGCCACAAGGCGGCATGGCCAAGAGACTGGGCAAGCGCCCCCTGCCTGCCGAGGCCCAGGACAGCCAGGTCACCAGCTCCAGGAGCAAGCCAGAGTCTGAGTTCCGGGTCACCATCAAGAGAACTTTGGGCAGCGCGAAGGTAAGCAGCACCACGGAGGGCCCCAGCGCCCAGATGGACAACACGGGCACCGTCAGCGTCTTTAAGCGGTTGGGCAGGAAGGCGGTGTGA